The genome window AGGGcaaaaacatcaagaagttctCTATGGAACTTGGTGGTAATGCCCCATTCATCGTATTTGAGGATGCAGACATCGATCGTGCACTTGAAGGGATCATTGGATGCAAGTTTAGACAATCGGGACAGACTTGTATATGCGCCAATCGTATATTTATCCATGAGAGCATTTACGACGAGTTTAGTAAGAAGCTCGTTGAACGCATTGAATCTACATTCAAGTTAGGCGATGGGCTTCAGGACGATGTTACTCATGGTCCATTGATTCACCAGGGATCAATTGACAAAGTATCGGCTTTAGTGCAAGACGCAAAGACCAAAGGTGCAGATGTCCTAACCGGTGGATCGAGAGCTAGTACCCTTGGTCCATTATTCTATCAACCAACCGTTCTAGGCAATGTAACGGAATCGATGAATATATTCCACGAGGAGATTTTCGGACCTGTGGCCTCGTtaatcaaattcaaagatattGATGAGGTTATCAGTCGCGCAAACAACACTGATGTTGGGTTGGCTGGATACTTTTACAGCAAGGACATCGCGACGATTTTTGATGTCGCTGAAAAGCTCAATGTAGGTATGGTCGGTGTGAACACCGGTGCCATTAGCGAACCATCGTTACCATTTGGAGGTGTTAAAAATTCTGGTTTAGGAAAGGAGGGATCCAAGTACGGTATCGAAGACTACACAGAATTAAAGGCCATTGTGGTGGCCCCATAGACTTTTACAcaatgaattgaatttaaaCTACGTAGTAGGATATATAGGTGTGTATAAACTTAAACTTAAACTTATGAATCACTTTTTATGACTATCaaagaagttcttgatgTCAGTTTCACTGACAACGGTGTTACTCTCGGCAAAGGGCCTTAAAAAGTCTGTAAGTTTCGTTTTAATTTGTTGAAATGCCAGTAAGCTTGCCAACGTCTGTTGATGGGACAAATTCTTGGCAAGGGCAGATTCTCCTAACTCAACCAGAGAGCCTTGTTCCTCCTCCTTTGGAGGTTCATATactttttcctcttcacAAAGAAATGGTGCCGTGTTTGTGAGGAAAGCCTTTAAAACGTCGTCCTTTTCAAGAGAATCCCTTAACTTCTTAAACTCTTCTCTGAAaccttctttcaagaataaCGAGTACGAGTCCGATGTCCCGGAATTCTCCATATCCCGCAAGCTTCTCTTCTTATCCGTCTTCTCATTCTCACCAGTTTCCAAGCATTTGGCGTCTTTACGGAACACCTTGTGGGCTACTATCTTGTCAGCATCTTCATGGGATAAAAGACGCTCGAACACGGACCTATACTTATCAATGCACTTCCACGAGATAAAACCATCAAACGAAGCCAGCTCGGGAAACCCAGGCAACACCCGATCCTCCGTAACAGGATCCGGGTTTGTTTCGATCCCAAGAATACAGTGGTCGTGGTACCAGTCCTCGTTGCACTCCAGTCCTAAGACGCATTGTAACATAGTCGCCGTTGTATTAGGGTCATACTCCTTGTGGCACGAGCAAAACAACCCCTGGAAATTTTGCCCATACCTGTTGGACATATCACCCACATCAGGCTCACTGTTCTTCCGTATATTACAGGGCCTGAACTCCTCACCTCCTTTAAACTGTCTGTCCGTACCGCAATCGCAACTGAAATCCCTCTTGTCAAAAAGCTCCACGAGATCACAGCTAGTGTGGCACTGTATAGAACACGAATAGCACACTCCAATGTTTCTGCACGTCCTACAAGCGTAAACTGGCTGCCGTATGGGCCCCATAGAATACGTACAATAGCTTGGATCAAAGGGCATCAGTTCGTTAGCCTCATCTTCTAATTGCTCTTGCTTCTTCACGTACTCCTTCACACTGATTTCAGCCATTTCCAACAATGTTCCTCCTCAAGATATACGCCTACCCGATTTCTGGATACCAACAGCACCGTCAAGTAACCTTTCTTGTCcacttttgttttctttccaatcTAATGTGGTGATAAGTTAGTTGGAAGTGTTTTAATTACAGAGCAAGACGTGTTCTTAAACATAAATATGTAGAAACGGCAAGGCCAGTATATCGTCTACCGTCCCGCAAGGACCACGCGTGCACTATACACATCCAGATGCCACGACCACGCCCTTGCCCTGGGGCCTGATACGATCTCTAGCGCAAGATAACCCTGTCTCTTCTTtaaatcacgtgacacatATCATAGTTTGAACCTCATCTCCTACAGCCAAAACACACAATTCTCGTCCAAATCCGCCCGTTGAAAAGGCGAATGCACTTACTGGCGCACTATAGGTATCAAAACACAAACTAGAGTCCATCTAAGGCCACCAGAAGACCCTCAAGAACCCCAATTTATCAGCGATGACCTCTTTAGGAAATGTAATTGTTTTACTTTTAGCGATCTGGCTGGACAtaaaattggaaaaaagcAGATTCAAGATAGTTTAAACAGATTATACTTTAGATGAGAGAGAGTAAGTGTGACAAAGGAGGGATTTGAGGACGTTTGAGAGGCTAAAACAGGCAATTAAGAGTGCTATTTGGTGGAGAATTGAGTGTGATATAGTATAGTAGGGTTAGATATGTCagataatgaagaaatcagTGGTGGTAGAcgtagaagaagaagagttgatgatgaagatgaagatgaggaagagtTAGGGACTGATTCGTTGTCTACACAGCCTCGTGAGGGGGCTAATATTCCTAGTTCGCCGCAATTTGAAGCACCTCTTGGGTCTCCGGATGAGATAGACTTTGAGAATCCAGATAACGATGGGGATGAGGCGATAAATGCAGATGaagatttggaagaagtagaAGAGCGTATGAATGAGGTTGATTTGATGGGAGACGATATGTACAGGGATTATGCAGCGAATAGGGAGCAGGATGAGTATGAGGAAAGAGgtgttgatgatgaggagCAGGAGGAGTTGTCTCTTGCGGAGCGTCGTCGGATTGATGCGCAATTGAACGAAAGAGATCGGTTGGTTCAACGGAACAAGGCGTATTTggacgatgatgatgagggTACTGGTGCTGGTGGAGTGGATTTGGATGCGATGGGTCTTCCAGTACAGAGGAGACGTAGAAGACGTCAGTATGAGGAAGCAGACGACGATTTGTTGTCTGACATGGACATCGATCCGTTGGCGGACGAGCTATCTTTGGAGTCGTTGGGAGATGTGAAGGCGTCCAGTTACTCGGAATGGATCACGCAGCCAAATGTGTCGCGTACTATTGCAAGAGAGTTGAAATCGTTTTTACTTGAATATACAGACGAATCTGGTAAATCTGTGTATGGTGCACGTATCAGAACACTCGGTGAGATGAACTCGGAGTCCCTCGAGGTGAACTACAGACATTTGGTAGAGTCCAAGGCTATTCTAGCACTCTTTTTGGCGAAATGCCCGGAAGAAATGCTCAAGATCTTCGATACTGTTGCCATGGAAGCTACACAGTTGCATTACCCAGATTATACGCGTATTCATTCTGAGATCCACGTTAGAATCTCTGATTTCCCCAGTGTTTTGAATCTTCGTGCGTTGCGTGAAACTCACTTGAATTCTTTGGTGAGAGTCAGTGGTGTGGtaacaagaagaactggTGTCTTCCCACAGCTCAAGTACGTGAAATTCAACTGTTTGAAGTGTGGTGCAGTGTTAGGGCCATACTATCAAGATTCGAACGAAGAAATAAGAATCTCCTTCTGTACCAATTGTAGATCCAAAGGTCCGTTCAGAATCAATATGGAAAAAACATTGTACCGTAATTACCAAAGAATCACTATCCAGGAATCCCCGGGCTCTGTCCCTGCCGGTAGATTGCCACGTCACAGAGAAGTCATTCTGCTATGGGatcttgttgatattgCCAAACCGGGCGAAGAGGTCGAAGTAACAGGTATCTATAAAAACACATACGATGGTAACTTGAATGCAAAGAACGGGTTCCCAGTTTTCGCTACAGTGCTGGAAGCAAACTCtgtgaaaagaagagaaggtgGTCTACAAGATGGAGACGGTAACGAGGGTCTAGACGCATTCAGTTGGACCGAAGATGAGGAACGTGAATTCAGAAAGATGTCTCGTGATAGAGGAATAATTGATAAAATCATCTCCTCCATGGCACCCTCGATTTATGGTCATAGGGACATTAAGACAGCCATCGCTTGTTCGCTGTTTGGAGGTGTTCCTAAAAATGTCAATGGTAAGCACTCCATTCGTGGTGATATTaatattcttttgcttGGTGATCCTGGTACTGCCAAGTCGCAAATTCTAAAGTACGTGGAAAAGACTGCGAATAGAGCAGTTTTCGCTACAGGTCAAGGTGCATCTGCTGTTGGTTTGACAGCTTCAGTTCGTAAAGATCAAATTACTAAAGAATGGACTCTTGAAGGTGGTGCATTAGTGCTTGCAGACAAAGGTGTATGTTTGATTGATGAATTCGACAAGATGAACGATCAGGATCGTACTTCCATCCACGAAGCGATGGAACAACAAAGTATATCTATTTCCAAGGCAGGTATTGTCACCACTCTACAGGCAAGATGTTCGATTATTGCTGCTGCAAACCCAATCGGAGGACGTTACAACTCCACATTACCACTATCCCAGAATGTCAATCTAACAGAACCTATTTTATCGAGATTCGATATTTTGTGTGTTGTGAGAGATTTAGTGGACGAAGAAAGTGACCAAAGGCTTGCGTCTTTTGTTGTCGACTCTCATATAAGATCCCACCCAGATAAAGACCTCGAAGATCCTAATGACAACGGCAATGAAGGAGGGGACGAGGAAGCAAACGACAATGAAGATAGAGATGATGGAGCTCCATTGTCAAGTAAACAAAGGCGTTTGCAAAGTCATCGTAGGAGAGAAGATGAAATCTCACCTATTCCTCAGCATATCTTGATGAAATACATACATTACGCCAGGACAAAAGTTTATCCAAAACTCCATCAGATGGATATGGATAAAGTTAGTAGAGTGTACGCCGACTTGAGACGTGAGAGTGTCACTACCGGTTCATTCCCAATTACTGTTCGTCACTTGGAATCCATTTTGAGAATTGCCGAGGCCTTTGCCAAAATGAGACTGTCTGAATTTGTGTCGTCGTGGGATTTGGATAGAGCCATCAAAGTCACGGTTGACAGTTTCGTGGGTGCTCAGAAAATCAGTGTTCGTCGTCAACTACAAAGATCCTTTGCTGTATACACAATGGGTACAATGTGAAACCGGTATCGTTCTAATATTTGCatggattttctttttgataataatataatatactataatatataatatacagaTTTGTAACTAATAGACTTGAACCTCAATAAGCAGAGATATAGAGAGAAGAGCTCCTCTAGTTTGAAGGAGAGAAATACCTCCTTTTAAACTCAAGTTATTTTATAcatgatatttttttcttctttttgttaaGTTCCCATTTCCTTTTGATTTCCTTACTCAGTCTTAACGTCAGCTTCTGCTTCAGTTTCGGCTTCAGTTCCAACGGTTGGCTCTTTTTCAGATTCACCTTCAGTGTTAGCAGATTCCTCTTGTGCCTTTTTAGCCATGTGTTCGGCCTTTGGATTTTGCTTGCTAGTAGTTTCGATACCAAAGATTCTGTAGAGCAATTCGTGGGCATCTTCTTTACATACCATTAGGTTGATACACTTGGAACCATTCCAAATTGGCAAGAATAGATCTTCCTTGGATGGATCATTTCTATCGACCTTGATGAAAGTACACCCAGCGCTCAACTTTTGAGTCTTTGAAACAAACTCAGGATCCACATTTTCAGCGATTAAATCGTCGTATCTAGGGAAGGCTTCGGTCAACaattttttcaacatttccATGTTACCTGGGACAATTCTGTCGGAATGCATATGTTGCTTCATGATTGGCAAAGATTCAGATTGGATTCTCCAAGAACAGTCGATATCGGATCTTTGGGAAACGAACAACTTGACACCGGAGTACACAATCTTTAATCTATCCTCGTTGTTAACAATCAATTGCTTCAATGGTGTGGCTACGTGGTAGATAGTTCTAGTTGGTTCACCGGTAGCGTTACGGACCAAACACGACGACTTATCGAATTTGTCATCGATACCGTAGAAAGACCAACATTTGGCCAATTGAGGGTGGTTTGGATCAACAAACACGAAAGGTTCTTCGTTAGCATCACGAGGCaacttctccttcttttggaTATGCGAAGCAGTGGAAGAAGTGTCAACCTTGGCCTTCTTTAGTTCTGGTTCTTGAGcttgttcttcctcgtTGGCAGTGGCAGTGGCAGTGGCAGTAGCAGCTGGAGGAGGAGTGGAAGTGGTGtcgatcttttcaaagacagtgatgaagaaaccacCAGTGTTTTGTTGGTGTGGGTACACTCTCATACAACGATCTAAGTTGAATTTCTCGACTTCTTCAGCAGAAGGAGGGAACCACGAGTCCAAACAGTTTTCGTGACCCTTTTCTCTGATTTCGAATTGCTTATCGTAAACCTTCCATTGGGTGATACCCTTGGATCTCACCAAACCTGGCAACTGGTCATCGCAGTTGACCAATCTAATCTTGTCTCCCCATTTTCTCAaggcagcagcaacaacgGCTTCGTTTTCGATTGGGTTCATGGAGCAAGTGGAGTACACTAGCTTACCACCttccttcaacaagttcaaaCCTCTATCCAAGATGTTGAACTGGACAATGTGCAACCCTAGACCGGAACCAGTATTCCAATCTTTCCACACGTTGACGTTCTTTCTCATGGTACCGTCACCAGAGCATGGCACGTCACACAAGATTCTGTCGAACTTTAGGAACTGTGGGCCCACGGGACCCGACGCGTTAGCAGTCTTGATACGAGGGAAGAATTGCGCATCGTGGTTCACCACCATCAAGTTGGCAGAGTTTAGACGCTTCAACTGGTGCACCAACATGTGCGATCTCTTGTAGTCCGCGTCGTTGGCAATGACGAACCCAGAAGGTTCGTCCGACTCAGCGTGCAGCGCTTCGATCAACTGCGCAGTCTTGGAACCAGGAGCAGCACACATGTCCAACACGTAGTGTTCTGGCTTAACGTCCAACACAATAGGTGGAATCATGGACACAGCCTCCTGTCTCGAGATGTTACCAACTGCGTTCTCAACAACAAGGAACCTTTGCATACGAGAAAACTGCTCATTCTTCCTGATAACGCTTTTGGAAACATCCAACTGCCAGCCCAAGTTCTGTGGATACCATGGCAAAGCCATTGGAGGCTTCACGGTCTCACCCTCCCACACAACGTTGGTCAAGTTAGGAAGATGGTTTTCCTGGAACAATTGCAACACTTCCTTGGCGTGTTTGCGCGAGCCAGTGATTCTAAAAGTGAGAGGAAGCTGTGTTTGACACGTTTTCTTGAACGTGTCCCATTCCTCCTCAGGAATGACACCGAGATCCTTGTAATATGACTCCCATTTGGCGTTTTCTTTCACCAATTCGGTCCAGTTCTTTTGGTTATTTGAATCATCACGGGTACCAAAGGTCTTCTTTTGACCcttcttttggttctttCTCCTGGCCATTTCAAAAAACTAGGACAACAGATGCACTTGAGTATGCTTGCTACTAGCGAAAAACCCTTCTAAAGCAACAAAAGTAACCACTTATGcccatctcatcgcatcgcatcgcatctcatctcatctcatcctttgaattctttttttttttttcaataaa of Kluyveromyces marxianus DMKU3-1042 DNA, complete genome, chromosome 3 contains these proteins:
- the mlo2 gene encoding protein mlo2, with translation MAEISVKEYVKKQEQLEDEANELMPFDPSYCTYSMGPIRQPVYACRTCRNIGVCYSCSIQCHTSCDLVELFDKRDFSCDCGTDRQFKGGEEFRPCNIRKNSEPDVGDMSNRYGQNFQGLFCSCHKEYDPNTTATMLQCVLGLECNEDWYHDHCILGIETNPDPVTEDRVLPGFPELASFDGFISWKCIDKYRSVFERLLSHEDADKIVAHKVFRKDAKCLETGENEKTDKKRSLRDMENSGTSDSYSLFLKEGFREEFKKLRDSLEKDDVLKAFLTNTAPFLCEEEKVYEPPKEEEQGSLVELGESALAKNLSHQQTLASLLAFQQIKTKLTDFLRPFAESNTVVSETDIKNFFDSHKK
- the MCM2 gene encoding MCM DNA helicase complex subunit MCM2; amino-acid sequence: MSDNEEISGGRRRRRRVDDEDEDEEELGTDSLSTQPREGANIPSSPQFEAPLGSPDEIDFENPDNDGDEAINADEDLEEVEERMNEVDLMGDDMYRDYAANREQDEYEERGVDDEEQEELSLAERRRIDAQLNERDRLVQRNKAYLDDDDEGTGAGGVDLDAMGLPVQRRRRRRQYEEADDDLLSDMDIDPLADELSLESLGDVKASSYSEWITQPNVSRTIARELKSFLLEYTDESGKSVYGARIRTLGEMNSESLEVNYRHLVESKAILALFLAKCPEEMLKIFDTVAMEATQLHYPDYTRIHSEIHVRISDFPSVLNLRALRETHLNSLVRVSGVVTRRTGVFPQLKYVKFNCLKCGAVLGPYYQDSNEEIRISFCTNCRSKGPFRINMEKTLYRNYQRITIQESPGSVPAGRLPRHREVILLWDLVDIAKPGEEVEVTGIYKNTYDGNLNAKNGFPVFATVLEANSVKRREGGLQDGDGNEGLDAFSWTEDEEREFRKMSRDRGIIDKIISSMAPSIYGHRDIKTAIACSLFGGVPKNVNGKHSIRGDINILLLGDPGTAKSQILKYVEKTANRAVFATGQGASAVGLTASVRKDQITKEWTLEGGALVLADKGVCLIDEFDKMNDQDRTSIHEAMEQQSISISKAGIVTTLQARCSIIAAANPIGGRYNSTLPLSQNVNLTEPILSRFDILCVVRDLVDEESDQRLASFVVDSHIRSHPDKDLEDPNDNGNEGGDEEANDNEDRDDGAPLSSKQRRLQSHRRREDEISPIPQHILMKYIHYARTKVYPKLHQMDMDKVSRVYADLRRESVTTGSFPITVRHLESILRIAEAFAKMRLSEFVSSWDLDRAIKVTVDSFVGAQKISVRRQLQRSFAVYTMGTM
- the NCL1 gene encoding tRNA (cytosine-C5-)-methyltransferase produces the protein MARRKNQKKGQKKTFGTRDDSNNQKNWTELVKENAKWESYYKDLGVIPEEEWDTFKKTCQTQLPLTFRITGSRKHAKEVLQLFQENHLPNLTNVVWEGETVKPPMALPWYPQNLGWQLDVSKSVIRKNEQFSRMQRFLVVENAVGNISRQEAVSMIPPIVLDVKPEHYVLDMCAAPGSKTAQLIEALHAESDEPSGFVIANDADYKRSHMLVHQLKRLNSANLMVVNHDAQFFPRIKTANASGPVGPQFLKFDRILCDVPCSGDGTMRKNVNVWKDWNTGSGLGLHIVQFNILDRGLNLLKEGGKLVYSTCSMNPIENEAVVAAALRKWGDKIRLVNCDDQLPGLVRSKGITQWKVYDKQFEIREKGHENCLDSWFPPSAEEVEKFNLDRCMRVYPHQQNTGGFFITVFEKIDTTSTPPPAATATATATANEEEQAQEPELKKAKVDTSSTASHIQKKEKLPRDANEEPFVFVDPNHPQLAKCWSFYGIDDKFDKSSCLVRNATGEPTRTIYHVATPLKQLIVNNEDRLKIVYSGVKLFVSQRSDIDCSWRIQSESLPIMKQHMHSDRIVPGNMEMLKKLLTEAFPRYDDLIAENVDPEFVSKTQKLSAGCTFIKVDRNDPSKEDLFLPIWNGSKCINLMVCKEDAHELLYRIFGIETTSKQNPKAEHMAKKAQEESANTEGESEKEPTVGTEAETEAEADVKTE